In a genomic window of Brassica rapa cultivar Chiifu-401-42 chromosome A10, CAAS_Brap_v3.01, whole genome shotgun sequence:
- the LOC103843926 gene encoding probable protein phosphatase 2C 4 has product MGNGVTKLSTCFRGGYSFRQKHISVPPPTDPQDEGLGHSFCYVRPEPTLITCSKVHSEEETTMFRTISGASVSANAATPLSTSLYDPYGHIDRAAAFESTTSFPSIPLQPIPKSSGGGGGGGGPVALGSGPIERGFLSGPIERGFSSGPLDRGGLFSGPLEKPISDHQFQRSFSHGLALRVGSRKRSLVRILRRAISRTVSRGQNSIVAPIKSVKESESSKNHNENNLTVNSLNFSSEGTLDDDVSLEGQNLQWAQGKAGEDRVHVVVSEEHGWLFVGIYDGFNGPDATDYLLSHLYPTLHRELKGLLWDDPNIESKPQDHDGSCLGQEDINHCEGRWRCEWDREKKDLDRRLKEQINSRRSGSDSDQLTNHSDVLKALSQALRKTEEAYLDTADKMLEENPELALMGSCVLVMLMKGEDIYVMNVGDSRAVLGQKSESDYWLAKIRQDLKRINEETMKSNLRGCEGDHEVSNLSAFQLTVDHSTDVEEEVERIRNEHSDDVSAVSNERVKGSLKVTRAFGAGFLKQPKWNNALLEMFQIDYIGESPYISCLPSLYHHRLGSKDRFLILSSDGLYQYFTNEEAVSEVELFITLQPEGDPAQHLVQELLFRAAKKAGMDFHELLEIQQGERRRYHDDVSIVVISLEGRMWKSCV; this is encoded by the exons ATGGGTAACGGAGTGACAAAACTGAGTACATGTTTCAGAGGCGGATATAGTTTCCGACAAAAACACATCTCAGTTCCACCTCCTACTGATCCTCAAGACGAAGGCTTAGGCCATTCTTTCTGCTACGTCCGACCCGAACCGACCCTCATCACTTGCTCAAAAGTCCATTCGGAGGAAGAGACCACTATGTTCCGAACCATCTCCGGCGCCTCCGTCAGCGCCAACGCCGCCACTCCTCTCTCCACCTCTCTCTACGATCCCTACGGCCACATCGACAGAGCCGCCGCGTTCGAGAGCACGACGTCATTTCCTTCCATCCCTCTCCAGCCCATCCCCAAAAGCTCCGGcggcggcggtggtggtggtggtccgGTCGCCTTGGGCTCCGGTCCAATCGAAAGAGGGTTCCTTTCGGGTCCGATAGAGAGAGGGTTCTCATCGGGTCCGCTTGACCGCGGCGGGCTATTCTCCGGCCCGCTTGAAAAGCCCATCTCCGATCATCAATTCCAGCGTAGCTTCTCTCACGGTTTGGCTTTACGTGTCGGGTCGAGAAAACGGTCTTTGGTTCGGATCCTCCGCCGTGCGATCTCGAGGACGGTTTCTCGAGGGCAGAACTCGATCGTCGCTCCGATCAAGTCCGTTAAAGAATCCGAGAGCAGCAAGAACCACAACGAGAATAACCTCACGGTTAATAGCTTGAACTTTAGCAGCGAGGGGACGTTGGACGACGACGTTTCGCTCGAGGGCCAGAATCTTCAGTGGGCTCAAGGGAAAGCAGGCGAGGATCGAGTACACGTCGTCGTTTCGGAGGAGCACGGTTGGCTTTTTGTCGGGATATACGACGGGTTCAACGGTCCGGATGCGACGGATTATTTACTCTCTCATCTTTATCCCACGCTTCATCGGGAGCTTAAAGGTTTGTTATGGGACGATCCAAACATCGAATCCAAACCTCAGGATCATGACGGTTCGTGTCTCGGTCAGGAAGATATTAATCATTGTGAGGGACGGTGGAGATGTGAGTGGGATCGAGAGAAGAAAGATCTTGACCGTAGATTAAAGGAACAGATCAATAGTAGGAGAAGTGGGTCGGACTCGGATCAGTTGACGAACCATTCGGATGTTTTAAAAGCATTGTCACAAGCTCTGAGGAAGACGGAAGAAGCGTATCTAGACACTGCTGATAAGATGCTGGAGGAGAATCCTGAGCTAGCTTTGATGGGTTCTTGTGTTCTGGTGATGCTTATGAAAGGTGAAGATATTTATGTGATGAATGTTGGCGATAGTAGAGCTGTGCTTGGTCAGAAGTCTGAATCGGATTACTGGCTAGCTAAGATAAGACAGGACTTGAAACGGATCAACGAAGAAACGATGAAGAGTAATTTGAGAGGTTGCGAGGGAGATCATGAAGTCTCAAATTTATCGGCTTTTCAGCTCACTGTTGATCACAGCACAGATGTAGAAGAG GAAGTTGAAAGAATCAGAAACGAGCATTCAGATGATGTTAGTGCAGTGAGTAATGAACGGGTTAAAGGCTCCTTGAAGGTCACAAGAGCATTCGGTGCCGGTTTCTTAAAGCAG cctAAATGGAACAATGCGCTTCTTGAGATGTTCCAAATTGATTACATAGGGGAGTCTCCGTACATAAGCTGCTTACCGTCCCTCTACCATCACAGATTAGGCTCCAAGGACAGGTTTCTAATACTATCATCAGATGGTCTCTACCAGTACTTCACAAATGAAGAAGCGGTTTCAGAGGTTGAGCTATTCATCACATTGCAGCCTGAAGGGGATCCTGCTCAGCACCTTGTACAAGAGCTTTTGTTCAGAGCTGCTAAGAAAGCTG gTATGGATTTCCATGAATTGCTGGAGATACAACAAGGTGAACGGAGACGATACCATGATGATGTTTCAATAGTAGTGATCTCTCTAGAAGGAAGAATGTGGAAATCAtgtgtataa